The Candidatus Stygibacter australis nucleotide sequence AAAGACTTTATGGAATATTTTTATTTATTGTGGGAATAATATTTATTTTACAGGGGTAATATATGAGAAAAACAATAATCTTACTTTTTATCATACTAACAATGTTTTATGCTTGGGCAGAAGAATTAAATGATGAAGGTTCACTTGTTGGAGTACTTTATCATCAAACCGCAGCTGAATATCAGGCAATATGCTACCAGGCATACAACCTGGCCTCAGATCAGGTGATGAGGCTTTCGCAAAAGGAATATCAGAAGCCTTTGGCAGTGATCCTTGATGTGGATGAGACGGTGTTGAGCAATAGTAAATACAATGCCCTGGAAGTTATCAGAGAGCGGGAATATCCCAAAGAATTTTATCAATGGATAGAGGAAATGAACAGCGAACCAATCGCAGGTGCATTGGAATTTACTAAGCTGGCAGACAGCCTGGGCATCAAAATATTTTATATCACAAATCGCAGAGATCATAAACAGGCAGCAACCATTGGTAATCTCCAGAAGTATGGTTTCCCTCAAGCGGTCCCTGAGCAGGTATTATGCAAAGTAAAAGAATCTTCTAAAGAAAAACGACGTCAGCAGGTAATGGCTGAATATGATGTTCTGGTCTTGATAGGAGATAATCTGATAGATTTTGCTGATTGCTTTGCTGGTAGAACTCTGGAAGAAAGATCAGATGCAGTAAAAACCTGGAAAGCTGAATTTGGACGCAGATATATTATCCTGCCAAACACAATGCACGGATTCTGGCAGAAAGTGATAGCGGATTTTGAATATAACCTGACGCCTGAGCAATTACGCGAAAAGCGTTTAAAACATCTTAAGTATTAAGGAGAGATCATGTTTCCGGATTATAGTAATAGTATAGTAAACCTTATGGGCAGTCTTTCAAAGGCAATGAAAGCAAAGCCGATCTATGAGCCTTTAGCAGGACTTGATGCAGATTATCTGGCAGAAAAAGAAATTATTATCATGCTTAATATTGATGCTCTGGGTTATCAGTTAGTAGAGCAATTAGGAAAAAATACCATTCTGGGTGATAATGTTAAATTTGAGATGACTTCCATATTCCCGACTACAACTGCCTGTGCCACGGTAGCTTATCAAACAGGGATGGCGGCCTGGAATCATGGGCTTACCGGCTGGTTTGTGCATCTCAAGGAATTAGGTGCTTCTTCCACTATTTTACCTTTCTGCTCAAGATATAGCTGGGAAGGATATGAAAAGAGCGGGATCGATATTGCAAAAGTATTAGACTGCGGAAGTATCTATGACACTTTCCAGCGGGAAGTTTTTAGTATCACCAGTAAATCACTGGTTAACACTCCAGTAACCCGTTACCTTACAGGAAGTGCTAATACCCTGCCCTATAAAGACCTGAAAGGATTCACCCGCAATATTATCAAAGCAGCTAAGAAGAAAACTAAACAACCGAAATATATCTATGGCTACTGGAGCAAACTTGATCATATTGAGCATCGCGATGGACCTGATGGGGCAAAAACCGCTGCTCATTTTGCTGAGCTGTGTCAGGCGATTGAATATCTCCACACAAAACTGCATAAAAAGAACTATATCCTGTTGATCTCCACTGATCATGGAATGTTGAAGGTAACTCCTGATAAGGAACTAGATAAAAGTAAATTCCCTGAACTGGATAAAATGCTGAATCTGCCCTTCTCAGGTGAACCACGCGTACCATATTGCTACATAAAACCGGAATACAAAGAGAAATTTGAGGAATATGTGAGTACTCAGATGAATGAGTACTGCGAAATCTTAAGCCGTCAGGAAGTTATTGATAAAGGCTGGTATGGCAAGGGCATTGAAAACCCCCGGTTCCGTGACCGGATTGGTGATTATATCCTGCTGATGAGGGATAATTATGTGCTCAAAGACACGGTATTAGGCAGCAGCGGGATCAAGTTCCAAGGCTATCATGGCGGCATGACACCTGATGAGATGCGCATACCCCTGATAATAATCGAGGATTAGCAAGTTACCTTGCGAATGGTCGCCAGACCTCCGCAATGGTGACGGTCAATTCCCAAGATCTCAGCCTGGTGCAAATGCGAACTTCTATTTACTGATAACTATTTTGCCTCCTGGCAATGATACTGTGTAATCAGGTTGATACATGGCTTCCAGATAAGTGGGAGGCAATTCAAATTCCCCCGCTGTCACCGCTCTTATCTTCACTTTGTATGTCCGGGAATTATCATTATTTCTATTCTTAAAATCAAAGAACCACATGATGCGATCATCACGAATATCTATATAATCTGCAACTTGATTATAGGAATTATTTCCTTCTAATCTTTCATTAATGATCTCCCAGCCAGTGGGTAATATCTGGGTTAATGCCATGTTTTCCACATTCACCTTTTCCTTACGGGTCAGGGTAATAGAAAGGGTATATGCCTCTCCCTGTTTCAGCTCATCCAGAGCAATAGTTTTTTTATTAGAATCAGTTAATTTCCGTTTCAGACTGAAGCTGCTGTTTGTGATCTCAGGCCCGGCTTTGGCAGGGATCCTGTCATAATATAAAGTAAACGCTGCCGGGGCAGAATCATTTTCAAGTATTACTTTAATATTATCTGGATCATTCAAATTATATTTCCAGTCATTACCACTGATATCAAATGTTTTCTTCTGCCCGTTTTCTTCTACATATCCCTTCACAGGTTCAGATGAGAACATTTCCGGATGTTTCTCTGCATAGCTGGATAATGCCCAGAGCATAAAAGCCCGGGATTGAGTAGAATAATACCGGTTTTCATTCATACTGCCAGCCAGGTTATCATAAAGTTTTCTGGCAATCTCATCTTGACCCAGATCGCTGGCAATAGCCAGGATTATGGCCCGATCTCTTTCATTACTACCATAATTATAACGGTAATGGCTATTCACCGTATTTACATCTTTTCCGGCTTCTTTGGCAATTTTAGCTGCCATATCACTTTGTCCTGCTGCCTGATATGCTCCAGCCAGTAGCCAGCGGTTGGTGTTATCAAGCTGCTGAAAGCGGTTTTGCCATAAATAATTCATCATATTTATCTGAGGTTTACCGGCTCTTGCCAGCACATATAGCTGATAAGATTGTACTTTGAGTAAGCCTTTATCTTCTGTATAAATCCCACTTATCCCGGTTTTGCTCATGTAATTCAAAGCCTTTTCCAGCATTGCTCCGGGAATATAATAACCTCTCTCTGATGCTTCTATCAGAAAATGCGCCGTATAGATGGTTGACCAGAGATTTATTGTTGTAGATCCACGCCAATAGCCAAATCCACCGGAATAATTCTGATATTCAGCCATCTTTTGCAATCCCTTTTCAATATTCCTGTCAATATTACCCAAAAGCTGAGCACTCGTATTCTTATCTATCAGGCTGGAGATAAATAATTGCGGGAATACAGAAGAGACTGTCTGTTCCAGGCAGCCATAGGGATATCTCACCAGATACTTGAAATGCTTATTATAATTAAAAAAACCTGGTCTGCTAAAGACGATTTGTGAGCTTTCAGTACCTTTTAAGCCATCCTTATTAATATCAAGAACTGTACTTTTTCCGGCCTGAATAATTTCCCTTTCAGAAACCAGTTGGAAAGGCTGCAAAGGCCTTACCGGGATATCAGTTACCCGTTCATGCTCATATTTACCGGATTGTGCCCGTACGGTAATACTCACCGGATCAAGATCATTCTGCATTTCTGCAGTAAAGAATACGAGCCCTTCACCACGGTCATTCAAGGTTACTTCAGCACTGGTTCCGCCTGTAAAAGTTATTGGTCCTGTAGCTGAAATATTTACCTGAGCTCCTTTGATAGCTTCCTCAAAACTAAAAACTTCTACTGGAATGCTGAATTTATCCCCAGGTGCCAAAGCTCTGGGCAGAGTGGGATTCACCATCAGTTCCTTGCGCACTGCCACAGTTTTTGCAGCACTGCCAAATCTATTTCCACTGGCGCTAACTGCCATTATCCTGACCGCTCCCAGATAGTCCGGCATCATAAATTCCACTTTTGCTTTGCCATTTTTATCAGCAGTGATAATTCCTGAAAACATTGATACTGGCTTGAACCGCTTCATTTTGGTCAATTCAACCTGCCTTGACCCCACTGATAAGGCAGTACCGGAGATGCTATCTTCCGTATATATTCCACCTCCAATAGCAAAATGACTGGCAATATCACCATTCTCGAGATCTATTATTTTATCAAAATTATCACAACTCTCTACTTCCAGTCTTTTTTTGCGATAAAAATAATTCCAGGGATCAGGAGATACATAATACATTAAGGAAAGTAAGCCTTCATCCACTACAGCTACAGTGATCTGTGTTTCCCTACCAGGAGTTGCCTGTATTTCACAGGTGAATTTCTCCTGAGGGCAGATTATCTCAGGTACTTTCATTTCCAGGTATTCAATTGTACTTTTTTCGATCACCTTCAAAGGTATAATGCCATACATCCGCAGAGGACGGTCATTATTACTGGTCAATTGCCCCTGGATAACTGAGATAGTGGTATACACACCCGGCTGCATATCTTTATTAATAGCAATTTTCACGTCTGCCTGAGTTTTTCCGGCTGGAGATTCATACCACCACCAATCCAATATCTGATCTTCCTTTTCCACTGTCACCATCGTGCGTGTATTGGAATTCACCGGAAAACTAAGATGAGCAATTTCTCCGGGCTTATATTCTGTCTTATCTGATAAAATTTCCAGAAGTCCAGCTTCATCTTTATCCCTGCCTAAAGCGTGCCGTGAGGTATAAAAGAATTTTGAGCTTACATGCCCTTTTTCACCTTTAGACTGATGAGTAACTTCCACCAGAATATTGTGACCCTGCACTTTCGGCAGTTTATACTTGATAGGCTCATAGCCCGAAAGAATTGTCTCATTTTGCACTAAATGAGTGGATTCTGCCTGTTTATAACTCATCCGGTAGCTGGAATAATTATCATATTCCCACCACCAGTAGCTGTCATTTTCATATACGCGCACTTGCAAATTCTGCCCGGCAACCAACTCTCCTTTGGTATCCAGTAGCACAATTTCCATTTCATTATCTTCATCTTTGCTCAAATAGCTGCTGGCTGAATGAAGTCCCACATAATATTCCCAAGGATCCCATAAAAGCCTGATAGATTCCTTACTTGCGCGTCCACCTTTATCTATCACATCGGCATTTATACGAACTAAGCCTGCTGAGCGGAATTCATTGCCTTCAGGACGTTCCCAGGTTAAAATGCTTTTACCTTCCTCATCAAGAACTGAATTAAATCTATTATTATTATCCAAAGTTTGCACTTTCTGACTGGCATTGACAAAGGAAAATCTATT carries:
- a CDS encoding 5'-nucleotidase, lipoprotein e(P4) family; the protein is MRKTIILLFIILTMFYAWAEELNDEGSLVGVLYHQTAAEYQAICYQAYNLASDQVMRLSQKEYQKPLAVILDVDETVLSNSKYNALEVIREREYPKEFYQWIEEMNSEPIAGALEFTKLADSLGIKIFYITNRRDHKQAATIGNLQKYGFPQAVPEQVLCKVKESSKEKRRQQVMAEYDVLVLIGDNLIDFADCFAGRTLEERSDAVKTWKAEFGRRYIILPNTMHGFWQKVIADFEYNLTPEQLREKRLKHLKY
- a CDS encoding alkaline phosphatase family protein gives rise to the protein MFPDYSNSIVNLMGSLSKAMKAKPIYEPLAGLDADYLAEKEIIIMLNIDALGYQLVEQLGKNTILGDNVKFEMTSIFPTTTACATVAYQTGMAAWNHGLTGWFVHLKELGASSTILPFCSRYSWEGYEKSGIDIAKVLDCGSIYDTFQREVFSITSKSLVNTPVTRYLTGSANTLPYKDLKGFTRNIIKAAKKKTKQPKYIYGYWSKLDHIEHRDGPDGAKTAAHFAELCQAIEYLHTKLHKKNYILLISTDHGMLKVTPDKELDKSKFPELDKMLNLPFSGEPRVPYCYIKPEYKEKFEEYVSTQMNEYCEILSRQEVIDKGWYGKGIENPRFRDRIGDYILLMRDNYVLKDTVLGSSGIKFQGYHGGMTPDEMRIPLIIIED
- a CDS encoding MG2 domain-containing protein, encoding MQKTIRVMIFVVIVLSVIAGGCERKREINNNIFDLTKEIKSTTGDYLVANTPIEIILQEGHNLKYHKGKKVEELDFTFEPHITGRSVWIDKNTINFIPKGSLGIGREYECTILPAGRSAKDSLVTPVTFHFTAIGQDVTELNCEINFEKDDSDYFRFSSKIKFLTAIELTDLNKASKITYGGNKYNINWKEEGLNSFNFISEKIRYQDSVESLEFFIKGSDVQLAYDIDRQINIQDENELIVKQAAFVNEETPYIKIEFSDDIAKNQDLYYMIRVTSKNKDIKEPEISLDVNSNIVRVYGDFLYRGEYLLTIIKDIVSTNNKVMSKGFSVTLAVEDQNPRLVFSDDGVFLTSANKNNLYFRTINVKTVNYEVVHVYENNMCQFLQDNTLRNETSQHSMNNLNRVGKQVAEGKLEIGETRNTWLQHELNISELLPAYKYGVYVVKLSVTKNDVLYRKNDTIPARYSNYGDPLQNYYYYRNGTIIKPVIVSDLAITHKQGGETSLCMVSNVLKGKPESEVHLSVYNFQNQILAEGYSDKEGYFQYSSEDKPFFVAARKKDQQSLLKLGYGNSWETSTFDVGGVTGTSEKLQAYIYTERGVYRPGDEINFAIIMRNPDGSFPENHPLGIEIYDPHQVKIYETVLKNGKDGFYHLPFSTETGDPTGTWQLKVNVGDNEFRQVFHVETIAAERLKISFEPQADKISASDEQFDFTLTANYLFGSPAAGLQVNFSYNTTSADKSFSQTKWNRFSFVNASQKVQTLDNNNRFNSVLDEEGKSILTWERPEGNEFRSAGLVRINADVIDKGGRASKESIRLLWDPWEYYVGLHSASSYLSKDEDNEMEIVLLDTKGELVAGQNLQVRVYENDSYWWWEYDNYSSYRMSYKQAESTHLVQNETILSGYEPIKYKLPKVQGHNILVEVTHQSKGEKGHVSSKFFYTSRHALGRDKDEAGLLEILSDKTEYKPGEIAHLSFPVNSNTRTMVTVEKEDQILDWWWYESPAGKTQADVKIAINKDMQPGVYTTISVIQGQLTSNNDRPLRMYGIIPLKVIEKSTIEYLEMKVPEIICPQEKFTCEIQATPGRETQITVAVVDEGLLSLMYYVSPDPWNYFYRKKRLEVESCDNFDKIIDLENGDIASHFAIGGGIYTEDSISGTALSVGSRQVELTKMKRFKPVSMFSGIITADKNGKAKVEFMMPDYLGAVRIMAVSASGNRFGSAAKTVAVRKELMVNPTLPRALAPGDKFSIPVEVFSFEEAIKGAQVNISATGPITFTGGTSAEVTLNDRGEGLVFFTAEMQNDLDPVSITVRAQSGKYEHERVTDIPVRPLQPFQLVSEREIIQAGKSTVLDINKDGLKGTESSQIVFSRPGFFNYNKHFKYLVRYPYGCLEQTVSSVFPQLFISSLIDKNTSAQLLGNIDRNIEKGLQKMAEYQNYSGGFGYWRGSTTINLWSTIYTAHFLIEASERGYYIPGAMLEKALNYMSKTGISGIYTEDKGLLKVQSYQLYVLARAGKPQINMMNYLWQNRFQQLDNTNRWLLAGAYQAAGQSDMAAKIAKEAGKDVNTVNSHYRYNYGSNERDRAIILAIASDLGQDEIARKLYDNLAGSMNENRYYSTQSRAFMLWALSSYAEKHPEMFSSEPVKGYVEENGQKKTFDISGNDWKYNLNDPDNIKVILENDSAPAAFTLYYDRIPAKAGPEITNSSFSLKRKLTDSNKKTIALDELKQGEAYTLSITLTRKEKVNVENMALTQILPTGWEIINERLEGNNSYNQVADYIDIRDDRIMWFFDFKNRNNDNSRTYKVKIRAVTAGEFELPPTYLEAMYQPDYTVSLPGGKIVISK